The proteins below are encoded in one region of Pelecanus crispus isolate bPelCri1 chromosome 4, bPelCri1.pri, whole genome shotgun sequence:
- the STOX2 gene encoding storkhead-box protein 2 — MKKTRSTTLRRAWPSSDFSDRASDRMRSRSEKDYRLHKHFPPAFISQASRGYMTSGDVSPISMSPISQSQFIPLGEILCLAISAMNSARKQVTQEALMEHLTTCFPGVPTPSPEILRHTLNMLVRERKIYPTPDGYFIVTPQTYFITPSLIRTNSKWYHLDERIPDRSQCTSPQQGTITPSTSGCVRDRTLPKNHCDSCHCCREDMHSMHASTLQRKSAKDCKDSYCPPSLCQVPPTEKSKSTVNFSYKAETLTKPKDVEKQSKKFGLKLFRLSFKKDKTKQLANFSAQFPPEEWPLRDEDTPTTIPREVEMEIIRRINPDLTVENVMRHTALMKKLEEEKAQRSKAGSSAHHSGRSKKSRNHRKSHGKSRSHSKTRVSKGDPSDGSHLDIPAEREYEFYDPLTRSPREGCFIIEHKGDNFIMHSNPNMIESHFPMTPEWDVSGELAKRRTEMPFPEPSRGSSHSKVHRSHSHTQDRRSRNERSSKAKERSRSMDNSKGPLGSATLGTPEDIGEGCSPDDQTTSQTYIDDSTLRPSQSLSHQRALISSASYKETCIPEIASGSVETPSSCSLLEQSKPTEILPSYSELNSCTTKSAVDDYFQCNTSSETVLTAPSPLGKNKEDHDTLTGTDGLKKMTPAERQSQHIAREPGVHKEESPKGPSSGSAVAGQTPEVIANGRLVQHHSAESSSLDKRKEIFSKDTLFKPLHNTLSVNSYHKSSTPLLKPHQKTPSDTLPVRCEKLEQAIVTSVTQVMPVSQRQQETTGNQEASFDYYNVSDDDDSEEGTNKNAEEEKNRDDVGTMQWLLEREKERDLQRKFEKNLTLLTPKETENSNNQRATHSARLDSMDSSSITVDSGFNSPRTRESLASNTSSIVESNRRQNPALSPAHGGAGPTFSFRATADPPTSEAEKLQKPANCLQASVTSV; from the exons gtGATGTATCACCCATCAGCATGTCTCCCATCAGTCAGTCACAGTTTATTCCACTTGGGGAAATCCTTTGCCTGGCCATCTCAGCAATGAACTCTGCCCGAAAACAAGTCACACAAGAAGCACTAATGGAGCACCTAACAACCTGCTTCCCAG GAGTTCCAACACCCAGTCCAGAAATCCTTCGACATACCTTGAATATGCTTGTACGGGAGAGGAAAATATACCCAACTCCAGATGGTTATTTCATTGTTACCCCACAGACTTACTTTATAACACCGTCCCTCATAAGAACTAACAGTAAATGGTACCATTTGGATGAGAGGATACCTGACAGGTCTCAATGTACCTCTCCACAACAAGGAACTATAACTCCCTCCACCTCGGGATGTGTCAGGGACCGAACACTACCCAAAAACCACTGCGACTCCTGCCATTGTTGCAGAGAAGACATGCACAGCATGCATGCATCTACCCTACAGAGGAAATCAGCAAAAGACTGTAAAGACTCATACTGTCCTCCTTCGTTATGTCAGGTCCCACCTACTGAGAAAAGTAAAAGTACTGTCAATTTTTCTTATAAAGCAGAGACACTCACAAAGCCTAAGGATGTAGAAAAGCAGTCTAAGAAATTTGGACTCAAATTATTCCGATTAAGTTTTAAGAAGGACAAGACAAAACAGTTGGCAAATTTCTCTGCCCAGTTTCCTCCAGAGGAGTGGCCGCTAAGGGATGAGGACACCCCTACCACTATACCTAGAGAGGTAGAAATGGAGATTATCAGGCGCATTAACCCAGACTTGACTGTGGAAAATGTCATGAGGCACACTGCACTAATGAAGAaacttgaagaagaaaaagctcaaCGAAGCAAAGCAGGATCTTCAGCTCACCACAGTGGACGCAGTAAAAAGAGCAGGAATCACAGAAAGTCTCATGGGAAATCGAGGTCACACAGCAAGACTCGGGTGTCCAAAGGAGACCCATCAGATGGCTCTCATTTGGATATACCTGCTGAAAGGGAGTATGAGTTCTATGATCCCTTGACTCGATCCCCACGGGAAGGCTGTTTTATAATAGAACACAAGGGAGATAATTTTATAATGCACAGCAATCCTAACATGATTGAATCTCACTTTCCCATGACACCAGAGTGGGATGTGTCTGGTGAGCTGGCCAAAAGAAGAACCGAAATGCCGTTCCCTGAACCTTCCAGGGGAAGCTCCCACTCCAAGGTCCATCGGAGCCACAGCCATACACAGGATAGAAGATCGAGGAATGAGCGGTCCAGTAAGGCTAAAGAAAGGTCTAGATCCATGGATAACTCCAAGGGACCTCTGGGCTCAGCTACTTTAGGCACACCTGAAGATATAGGTGAAGGCTGTAGCCCAGATGACCAAACAACTAGCCAAACTTACATTGATGATAGTACCTTAAGGCCATCTCAGTCGCTCAGTCATCAAAGGGCTCTGATTTCATCTGCAAGCTACAAGGAGACCTGCATCCCTGAAATAGCTAGTGGCAGTGTAGAAACCCCCAGTTCTTGTAGCCTATTGGAGCAAAGCAAGCCTACAGAGATTTTGCCGTCGTATAGTGAGCTCAACTCCTGCACAACAAAATCTGCAGTCGATGACTATTTTCAGTGCAACACATCCAGTGAGACTGTGCTTACTGCTCCATCACCACTGGGAAAGAATAAAGAGGATCATGACACGCTGACAGGGACAGATGGGCTCAAAAAAATGACTCCCGCAGAAAGACAGTCTCAACATATTGCTAGGGAGCCTGGGGTGCATAAAGAGGAGTCCCCAAAGGGCCCAAGCAGTGGTTCAGCGGTTGCTGGCCAAACTCCAGAGGTGATCGCAAATGGGCGGCTGGTTCAACACCATAGTGCTGAATCAAGCAGCCTtgataaaaggaaagaaatatttagcaAAGATACACTCTTTAAACCTCTGCACAAcactctttctgtgaatagTTATCATAAGTCTAGCACACCCCTGCTAAAGCCCCATCAAAAGACCCCCTCTGACACATTGCCGGTCAGATGTGAGAAACTTGAACAAGCGATAGTAACCTCAGTCACACAAGTCATGCCCGTTTCACAAAGACAGCAAGAGACAACTGGGAACCAGGAGGCCTCCTTCGACTACTACAACGTATCTGACGACGACGACTCAGAGGAAGGAACCAACAAAAatgctgaggaagaaaagaacaggGATGATGTCGGCACAATGCAGTGGCTCCtagagagggaaaaggagagggatCTGCAGCGAAAGTTTGAGAAGAATCTTACTCTTCTCACCCcgaaggaaacagaaaatagcaaCAACCAGAGAGCCACCCACTCAGCCCGCCTGGACAgcatggacagcagcagcattacTGTGGACAGCGGGTTCAACTCTCCACG TACTCGTGAGAGCCTGGCATCCAACACTTCAAGTATTGTTGAAAGCAACAGACGTCAGAACCCCGCTCTGAGCCCTGCACATGGTGGCGCAGGCCCGACATTCAGCTTCCGAGCCACCGCAGACCCCCCGACAAGTGAAGCTGAGAAACTGCAGAAACCTGCTAACTGCCTGCAAGCTTCTGTCACTAGTGTCTGA